DNA sequence from the Neomonachus schauinslandi chromosome 16, ASM220157v2, whole genome shotgun sequence genome:
GGCTGCAAAGAGGTTGCCCTCAGCCTCCGCTCGGCTCCTTCCCTAGTGGGAGGgcgagagggaaagagggaggagagagaggtgggggaggagggagctggggagaggggggctcCGCGCCAACCGCCGGCGGATCCAGCAGCTCCTCGGGGAGGACGGACGGGCGGGGGAGGGCGCGCCGAGGCCCGCTCCGGAGAAGTGGCCGCGGATGACGGCAGAGGTGCAGCCAGCCCCGCGCgcgcagccccctccccctcgccctcctgccccccctcctcttcctcctcctcctcctcctcccggctCGTCGGCGGCGCAGAgcagcggcggcagcggcggcggcagcagccaCCCGATGTCTTCGGCGCCCGAGAAGCAGCAGCCACCgcacggcggcggcggcggcggcggcggcggcggcggcagcgggggAGGCGGCGCGGCCATGGACCCCGCGTCGTCCGGCCCGTCCAAGGCCAAGAAGACCAACGCCGGCATCCGGCGCCCCGAGAAGCCGCCCTACTCGTACATCGCGCTCATCGTCATGGCCATCCAGAGCTCGCCCACCAAGCGCCTGACGCTCAGCGAGATCTACCAGTTCCTGCAGAGCCGCTTCCCCTTCTTCCGCGGCTCCTACCAGGGCTGGAAGAACTCCGTGCGCCACAACCTTTCACTCAACGAGTGCTTCATCAAGCTGCCCAAGGGCCTCGGGCGGCCTGGCAAGGGCCACTACTGGACCATCGACCCGGCAAGCGAGTTCATGTTCGAGGAGGGCTCCTTTCGGCGGAGGCCGCGCGGCTTCCGAAGGAAATGCCAGGCGCTCAAGCCCATGTACAGCATGATGAACGGGCTCGGCTTCAACCACCTCCCGGACACCTACGGCTTCCAGAGCTCCGCCGGCGGCCTCTCGTGCCCGCCCAACAGCCTGGCGCTGGAGGGTGGCCTGGGCATGATGAACGGCCACTTGCCGGGCAACGTGGACGGCATGGCTTTGCCCAGCCACTCGGTGCCACACCTGCCCACCAACGGCGGTCACTCGTACATGGGCAGCTGTGGCGGTGCAGCGGCCGGTGAGTACCCGCACCACGACAGCTCGGTGCCTGCCTCCCCGCTGCTGCCTGCGGCCGCCAGTGGGGTCATGGAGCCGCACGCAGTCTACTCGGGCTCCACGGCCGCCTGGCCGCCCTCGGCCTCCGCAGCCCTCAACAGCGGCGCCTCCTACATCAAGCAGCAGCCCCTGTCCCCCTGCAACCCTGCGGCCAACCCCCTGTCTGGCAGTCTCTCCACACACTCCCTGGACCAGCCGTATCTACACCAGAACAGTCACAACGCCCCAGCTGAGTTGCAAGGTGAGTGGGGAGACCAGGGCTGTCCTAGTCCTGGGGGACTCCGATATCTGTCAGTGCGCTGAACCCAGCCCCCAAACCGCTGACCGCCCTGGGCGAGAGCTCGATGCCACTTCCGTGGGGTGCCAACCCCACTGCTTGGGGAGGCATCAGCTCTCCAGAGTATCTCTCAGCCTTGTATGCCGTCCTTTGAAGGGTGAGAAGGGTGCCGGCCCTTTGAAAGGTGAAGGGGTGGAATTTAGGCCAAGATAATTGTTTCTCCTTTTCGGTTCCAACTCCCAGCTCCCTAGCCTGGCCAAGTAGGCCCCTTCCTCACCAAAAAGAACCCAATATTCTACATTTCTTTGAGTCCTCCGCTCCCTCACACCTCACAGCAAgttcccaggatggagcccaagCCCAGTCTTGGCCAGCTGGCTGGGCCTCCCCTGTAATCGGCACCGGAAAGCTGCTGGGGCAGAAAGGGAGAGTTAGGCCCAAAGCTGCCTGCGCTGGGTGCTCAGAGGCCCAGCACCCACACCTCCCAGGGAACCAGGCCTGGCTGTGGGAAGGTCGAGTTGGGGGACATTTTGTGAtgactgaggcagagaggggctGTGGCCAGGCCCAAAGTAAGAGTTAGAGGTGCAGGCCCCACAGACTCTTTGTTTCTGAGGATCCAGGCTTTCAGTTCCCCAGGTacactcctccctgcccctctgagAAGGAGATGCAGAAGAGTCTCCCCTCCGGCACTCTCCTCTCCGCACCcaccagcctctctgggcctggtTCTGGAAAGGGCACGGAGGAGCTAAGCAGGGCCTGTCAGGGCTCAGCTGTCAGCCACCCGAGGGAGGCAGGAGCTGGCCTGGAGTTTGGAGGCCCGGCTCTCCACGGGGAATCTCCCTGCTTGGGCTGCTTCAAACTCCCTGGCTCTGCTGCCTCTCCACcccttgggggagggggctgttcTCCAAGGGGCCCTTCCCCTGGAGAAGCCTCCAGCCACACCAGGGCCTCTGCAGGCTTTGGGGTTGGGAAGTGGGTGCCCCAGCACCAGGCACAGGCCTTGGGCTGGCTGTGGAGGTGGAGGC
Encoded proteins:
- the FOXF1 gene encoding forkhead box protein F1; protein product: MSSAPEKQQPPHGGGGGGGGGGGSGGGGAAMDPASSGPSKAKKTNAGIRRPEKPPYSYIALIVMAIQSSPTKRLTLSEIYQFLQSRFPFFRGSYQGWKNSVRHNLSLNECFIKLPKGLGRPGKGHYWTIDPASEFMFEEGSFRRRPRGFRRKCQALKPMYSMMNGLGFNHLPDTYGFQSSAGGLSCPPNSLALEGGLGMMNGHLPGNVDGMALPSHSVPHLPTNGGHSYMGSCGGAAAGEYPHHDSSVPASPLLPAAASGVMEPHAVYSGSTAAWPPSASAALNSGASYIKQQPLSPCNPAANPLSGSLSTHSLDQPYLHQNSHNAPAELQGIPRYHSQSPGMCDRKEFVFSFNTMASSSMHSASSGSYYHQQVTYQDIKPCVM